The proteins below come from a single Malus domestica chromosome 03, GDT2T_hap1 genomic window:
- the LOC114824081 gene encoding uncharacterized protein, with translation MFKMQYYYSRLSLGAASVAKSRSIWGHGPHQLAAARVVLLRGLVSATASRTGTADPAIHAGGDYESDPGLTTADKGPEDVAQEKPAVVEQRGASGRGKGTEPLAPPNKPSYTNASSPRLENTGVNLQPSDHPTNYTQKRHISSHGKAATSLLEKVSCVGLDGTPLSIDSSNEMDTQEKEQSMRDRDRDRKEEREEDDREYYKHHKASPLSEVEYADTRKPITRATDGTADSVSESGAGRDVIGWRPEQLDTAEEALRRAARIWKENAIRGDPDAPQSRVLRALRGESF, from the exons ATGTTCAAAATGCAATATTATTATTCAAGACTATCGTTGGGTGCAGCTTCTGTAGCAAAAAGCAGGTCGATTTGGGGCCATGGTCCTCATCAATTAGCCGCAGCTCGAGTAGTACTACTACGAGGACTTGTTTCTGCCACCGCTAGTCGCACCGGCACTGCTGACCCAGCCATTCACGCTGGTGGGGACTATGAATCTGACCCTGGTCTCACCACCGCAGACAAA GGTCCAGAAGATGTTGCACAGGAGAAACCAGCTGTTGTTGAGCAGCGCGGCGCCAGCGGCAGAGGAAAAGGAACAGAACCTCTTGCACCTCCTAATAAACCCTCGTATACAAACGCGAGTTCCCCAAGGCTAGAGAACACAGGAGTGAACCTGCAGCCCTCGGACCACCCAACCAATTATACTCAGAAGAGACATATAAGTAGCCACGGAAAAGCTGCTACTAGTTTGTTGGAAAAGGTGAGCTGTGTGGGGCTGGACGGCACACCATTGTCAATTGACTCATCAAATGAAATGGACACGCAGGAAAAAGAGCAGTCGATgagagatagagatagagacCGGAAGGAGGAGCGTGAAGAGGATGATAGAGAGTACTACAAGCATCACAAGGCCTCACCACTGTCAGAGGTTGAGTATGCAGACACCCGAAAGCCCATTACGCGTGCAACAGACGGCACGGCAGACTCTGTGTCGGAGTCTGGTGCAGGTAGAGATGTCATTGGATGGAGGCCCGAGCAGTTGGACACGGCTGAGGAGGCACTCCGTAGAGCTGCAAGGATATGGAAAGAGAATGCCATCCGTGGGGACCCTGATGCTCCTCAGTCCAGGGTGCTCAGAGCTTTACGTGGGGAGTCATTCTAA